AGGGTTTCGGGGTAGTTCATAGTAACTAGTTATTGCTTAACAACTGCTAAACTCAGAACGTCATGCTGAGCTTGTCGAAGCATCTCGCTCGCGCCGTTAGGGTTACTCATCCTAACGATGCGGGCGAGATGCTTCGACAAGCTCAGCATGACGTTCTGAGTTTACATCTCTTACTAACGCGCGCTATTTCACCGTAAAGCGAAACGTGTAGAAGCCCGTGGCGCCACCCGCGCCCGCATTGGTTTTCACAAAGTTGGCGTCGAGCAGCTTATCGCGGCAAAGCTTTTCCTGGGCCGGCGACACGTTGCCCGACACCTTGGTTACCGATTCCACCTCGCCATCGTCCGAGATTTTAATTTTGAATCGGACCACGCCGGGGTTGTCGTCCAGCGCTTCGACGACGGGCGTATTCTCAAAGCGCCAGCCGCTCATTTCCAGGCCCGAGCCGCCGCCGCTGCCGGGGCGCGAGCCGCTGCCGCCGCTGCCCGGCTCACCGTAGAGGGCCTTGGCATTGAGCGAGCCCCTGGGGTCGCCCTGGTCGCCCACGGTGCCGGGGTGGTCGCCGTTGCTATTGCCGGTGGGCGCGCTGCTGCTGCCATTTACGCCGTTGCCGCCAGCCACGCCGGCGGCGCTGCCCTTGGGCGTGTAGAGCGTGCGGGGCTGCTCGCGGGGCTTAGGCGTTTCGCGCACCACTTCGGGCGCGGGCTTGGGGGCAGCTTTCTCCACGGGCGGCACGGTGGCGCCGGCGTCTTCGGCCTCGCTGGTAATTACTTTTTCCTGGGCGGCGGGCTGGGCGGGGGCGCTAGCCTCCACGCGGGGCTGGGCAGGCTGGGGCATGGGGCTGGGCTGGGCGGCGGGCGGGCGCGAGTCTTCGCGGTTCTGGGAGGCGTTGGCGGTGGCCATCGTCTGGATGTCGCCCGAGCCCGCCGCGTCGAGGCCGTAGTTCAGCTCCACGCCGTCGCCACCCAACGCTTCGAGCGGCGGGTTGGGACCGTTAAACTTGAGAAAGAAGCAGATGAGGGCTAGCAACAGCACCACGGCCGCCGTGATGCCCAAGGCTTCGCGCCGGTGCTCTTCGGGATAGTCGAGGGCCATTGTTTTGGAGTTAAGAAGTATGCGTTAAAAGTTATGAGGTAGGGTTAGAGCTGCCACGCTGCCAACTCCTAACTTTTAACTCCTACCTCTTACTATTTTCCGGCTGCCTGCTGGGCCTGAGTGGCCATGACCATCTTCAGCTTCAAGCGGTTGCCGATTTCGAGTACGTCCACCAGCTTCTGCACGTTCAGGCCGGCATCGACGCGCAGCACTACCGAGGGCTGGGCCTCGGCGGGCTGGCCGGGCACGAGTAGGGCGCGCAGTTCAGGTTCGAGCGTGGCGGCCGTCACGGGCTTTTTGTTGACAAAATACTCGCCCGCCGCGTTGATGCTTACCGTGATGGGCTGCTTCATTACCTGCTTGCTGCTCTTAGCATTGGGCAACAACAGCTTGATAACGTTAGGATTCACCATCGTAGACACAATCAGGAAGAACAGCATCAGGAAAAACATGATGTCGTTCATCGAGCTGGTCTCGACGTGCGAAGTAGCGTGACGGCGGCGGGAGAGATTCACTTCGTTTGAATTATGAATGAGGAATTATGAAGGAGGAATTGACGCGTCAGACGCTGCTGCGTCAGCAAGGCACTTCCTCCTTCATAATTCGTAATTCCTAATTGTCTTGCAGGATGTCCATAAACTCGATGGCCGAGTTTTCCATGCGGAATACCATGCGCTCGACCAGGATGCTGAGCCAGTGGTAGCCGATGTGGGCGATGATGCCCACGATGAGGCCGGCCGCCGAAGTTACCATCTTGGTGTAGAGGCCGCCGGCAATCTGGGTGATGCCAAACTCGCCGCTGCTGCTGATGGCGTAGAAGATTTTGATAACGCCGATAATCGTACCCACGAAGCCCAGCATGGGCGCGATGCCCGCGATGATGCCCAGGATGCTGATGTTTTTTTCGAGGCGGGCAATCTCGATTTTGCCCACGTTTTCGACGCTCGCCTCG
The genomic region above belongs to Hymenobacter sp. BRD128 and contains:
- a CDS encoding biopolymer transporter ExbD; translated protein: MNLSRRRHATSHVETSSMNDIMFFLMLFFLIVSTMVNPNVIKLLLPNAKSSKQVMKQPITVSINAAGEYFVNKKPVTAATLEPELRALLVPGQPAEAQPSVVLRVDAGLNVQKLVDVLEIGNRLKLKMVMATQAQQAAGK